A window from Melitaea cinxia chromosome 5, ilMelCinx1.1, whole genome shotgun sequence encodes these proteins:
- the LOC123654060 gene encoding protein rogdi has protein sequence MNDNEREEAANLKEEFEWVLREEVHAILHQLHSVLVECAHRFPVPLYGNEGQKQDKFILTSQPEQLKCIVTLTGDSITHADISFKVLRQMHTICRTSINQDGPWKLQQIQDAANHLQQAIGYIDNVDKHYVFRSSEEVLHIIQCLLGSLQRARTALVLPKKKAIDELMKSRNMKALSPNLPEDLAISFYIQSHKLIFVAYQLSSVHGTMRIDSCQADCAVPWLSDVLFMLTAALHMCQQLKDKLCVFSQYKDFTVGSRSASMILN, from the exons atgaaTGACAACGAAAGAGAAGAAGCTGCAAATTTG aaagagGAGTTTGAATGGGTTCTTCGTGAGGAAGTTCACGCTATATTACATCAGCTCCATTCAGTGTTAGTG GAATGTGCACACAGGTTTCCAGTACCATTATATGGAAATGAAGGTCAGAAACAAGACAAATTCATCCTAACATCGCAGCCTGAACAACTAAAATGTATTGTTACTCTAACAGGTGACAGTATTACACATGca GATATTAGTTTTAAAGTGCTGAGGCAGATGCATACAATATGTCGAACATCAATCAATCAGGATGGACCGTGGAAGCTTCAACAGATACAGGATGCTGCTAACCATCTCCAGCAGGCCATTGGCTATATCGATAATGTAGATAAGCACTATGTGTTCAG ATCATCAGAAGAAGTATTACACATTATACAATGTCTGCTAGGTTCACTACAAAGAGCTAGGACTGCGCTAGTTTTACCTAAGAAAAAAGCTATTGATGAGCTTATGAAGAGTAGGAATATG AAGGCTCTATCACCAAATTTACCAGAAGACTTGGCAATATCATTCTATATACAGTCCCATAAGTTGATATTCGTTGCGTATCAACTGAGTTCTGTGCATGGCACTATGCGTATAGACTCATGTCAAGCAGATTGTGCAGTACCCTGGCTCAGTGATGTGCTATTCATGTTGACAGCGGCCTTGCATATGTGTCAGCAGCTAAAAGATAAG CTCTGTGTCTTCTCTCAATATAAAGATTTCACTGTTGGATCAAGATCTGCTTCTATgatattaaactaa
- the LOC123654061 gene encoding TBC1 domain family member 9: protein MWVKPQEVFLKTPLWDNDEVTLYFVLQRRKGHGKSKGLSSLLVGTLDSVRDTKPAPYRILHQTPNSEIYYVIATALTEQEIRQDWQWLFDNVSPTLHSFDSEEEITEFVCCKINSIIATEQENFTEDEDTITYKNVDYEFHQRFLMPKDEKLVCYYSCSYWKGKMPRQGWMYFSVHYMCFYSYIFGHKTSLKIRWADVTELAKTNSLLFPDSIKVVTRDGEYYFTMFLRKNETFALMQQLANIAMKQLIDDKSATFNLDKDLLTKLSKNVPKKASFLKRDLDARKQSNSYTLRFRLPQTEKLDGSEECTLWTPYNKRHNWGRLYLSQNFICFDSRVRHLVRLIIPLRNVHQVERADSGGTGSSGDSGSILITTAHHTSFLFGNISDRDFLVHKMSELLAKLPNDMYREKPTQTNRQEGDDWTPQPPLMILFRTHQTSTIKQIQQKKEKQWEDHMAEVGRGVSMYRTTEGSELVVNGIPEALRGELWSVFSGSILQKAQNKGLYEKLVNEALSSKNQANDEIERDLHRSLPEHPAFQNDVGISALRRVLCAYALKNPTIGYCQAMNIVASVLLIYCPEEQAFWLLATICETLLPDYYNTRVVGALVDQGVLEELTKAHLPELHAKLDELGMMKMISLSWFLTLFISVMPYECAVNVMDCFFYDGAKVIFQVTLTILDINREKLLKCTEDGQAMQVLNEYLEGIYNDEAMALSTEPRTAEKTIKIQELVYQSYRSYGALVSGENIEHLRLRHRLRVVRQLEDSLERNTLRALQLDRLLLPDELQELLSVIREELFWAKRVPCERLEAPYEAYRLDYGQFKTLFTALSPWAKGDYAEAITARMFKLMDHDGDGLVSARGLSVALGLSARADAQRRLRALFCAHAPPLLSPLELRPASYTDTGEELAADAISFFDCVENPATPEPAMQRSISEVCGEGNPMDKSTDSAYSQCESGSSAEWVRACALAGIGAAGTPGTPGVAGAPGAPGTPGASGVSGSPPAARSPPPLPRAHFLRLLAALHDLTHHSTPLYEAVARAGTLLLQLGELTHRPALDREVSQDSLFLAAAAQPIIEVDSNGNTTEIPPEREIQPSPSRDSDPSDEGAWSITLEQFLATMLAEPLLEEFFNKQVPLMPALEALRQRDRLHSVS, encoded by the exons atgTGGGTAAAACCTCAAGAAGTGTTTTTGAAAACTCCTCTGTG GGATAATGATGAAGTCACTCTATATTTTGTTCTGCAAAGAAGAAAAGGGCATGGAAAATCAAAAGGTCTTTCGTCCCTTCTAGTGGGTACATTAGACAGCGTACGAGATACGAAACCTGCACCTTATCGAATTTTACATCAAACTCCTAACTCTGAAATATACTATG ttATTGCAACAGCTTTAACTGAACAGGAGATCCGCCAAGACTGGCAGTGGCTTTTCGATAATGTTAGCCCAACTTTACATTCTTTTGATTCTGAGGAAGAAATTACAGAATTTGTCTGTTGCAAAATTAACTCAATTATTGCAACAGAACAAGAAAACTTTACTGAAG ATGAAGATACCATCACATATAAAAATGTTGATTATGAATTTCACCAAAGATTTTTGATGCCAAAAGATGAAAAGTTGGTCTGCTATTATTCCTGCag ttaCTGGAAAGGTAAAATGCCACGCCAGGGTTGGATGTATTTTTCTGTTCACTACATGTGCTTCTACTCTTATATATTTGGACATAAAACCAGTTTGAAGATAAGATGGGCAGACGTCACCGAACTTGCCAAAACAAACAGCCTATTGTTTCCCGATTCCATCAAAGTAGTAACCCGAGATGGGGAATACTACTTTACAATGTTTTTAAGGAAAAATGAAACTTTTGCTCTTATGCAACAATTGGCAAATATTGCTATGAAACA GTTAATTGACGATAAGTCTGCTACATTTAATCTCGATAAAGATTTATTGACAAAACTAAGCAAAAATGTTCCTAAGAAGGCATCTTTTCTCAAGCGGGATTTGGATGCAAGGAAACAGTCAAATTCATATACATTGAGATTTCGATTACCTCAAACTGAAAAATTAGATGGCAGTGAGGAATGTACGCTATGGACACCGTACAATAAGAGGCATAATTGGGGAAGATTGTATTTGTCACAGAATTTCATTTGTTTTGATAGTCgg GTACGTCATCTCGTCCGTTTAATAATACCTCTTCGTAACGTGCATCAAGTGGAGCGCGCGGACTCCGGAGGAACGGGTAGTTCAGGAGATTCGGGCAGCATCCTTATTACTACTGCACACCACACCAGCTTTCTCTTTGGAAACATATCTGATAGAGATTTCCTGGTTCACAAGATGTCCGAACTACTAGCGAAATTGCCCAA TGATATGTACAGGGAGAAGCCGACACAAACGAACAGACAGGAAGGAGACGATTGGACACCTCAACCGCCTCTCATGATACTATTCCGAACTCACCAAACTTCAACTATCAAACAGATACAGCAGAAGAAA GAGAAACAATGGGAAGATCATATGGCTGAAGTAGGCCGTGGTGTCAGTATGTATCGAACCACCGAGGGCAGTGAACTTGTAGTAAACGGTATACCGGAAGCACTTCGTGGTGAGCTGTGGAGTGTGTTTTCCGGTTCTATACTACAAAAGGCCCAAAACAAAGGCCTGTATGAAAAATTGGTGAATGAAGCTTTGTCTTCGAAAAATCAAGCGAATGATGAAATTGAGAGGGATTTGCACCGGTCTCTGCCCGAACATCCAGCTTTTCAGAATGATGTTG GTATATCCGCATTACGTCGTGTACTATGTGCATATGCACTTAAAAACCCAACCATTGGTTACTGTCAAGCAATGAATATTGTAGCGTCCGTGTTATTGATCTACTGCCCAGAAGAACAGGCGTTCTGGCTACTGGCTACGATATGTGAAACGTTACTGCCTGATTACTATAACACTAGGGTCGTGGGAGCTTTG GTGGATCAAGGAGTACTAGAAGAACTAACAAAGGCCCACTTGCCCGAACTCCACGCAAAGTTGGATGAACTTGGGATGATGAAGATGATATCTCTATCCTGGTTCCTGACACTTTTTATAAGCGTGATGCCTTACGAGTGTGCCGTTAATGTGatggattgttttttttatgatggCGCTAAAGTTATTTTCCAG GTAACCCTAACTATTCTGGATATAAATCGAGAGAAGCTACTGAAGTGCACAGAAGATGGACAAGCGATGCAGGTCTTAAACGAGTATCTCGAAGGCATTTACAATGATGAAGCAATGGCTTTGTCTACTGAACCTCGAACTGCGGAAAAA ACGATCAAAATTCAAGAACTGGTGTACCAGTCATACCGCTCGTACGGGGCGCTTGTCAGCGGCGAAAACATTGAGCACCTGCGACTGCGACACCGCCTACGCGTCGTGCGCCAGCTCGAGGACAGCCTCGAGCGGAACACGCTGCGCGCGCTACAGCTGGACCGCCTGCTGCTGCCCGACGAGCTGCAG GAACTTCTGAGTGTGATCCGTGAAGAATTGTTTTGGGCTAAACGTGTTCCGTGCGAGCGTCTGGAAGCTCCATATGAAGCATACAGACTCGACTACGGGCAGTTCAAGACGCTTTTTACTGCTCTCTCGCCCTGGGCAAAAGGAGATTACGCTGAGGCAATAACCGCAAGGATGTTTAag CTGATGGACCACGACGGCGACGGGCTGGTGAGCGCGCGCGGGCTGAGCGTGGCGCTGGGCCTGAGCGCGCGCGCCGACGCGCAGCGGCGCCTGCGCGCGCTGTTCTGTGCGCACGCGCCGCCGCTGCTGTCGCCGCTGGAGCTGCGGCCCGCCAGCTACACCGACACCGGCGAGGAGCTGGCCGCCGACGCCATCTCCTTCTTCGACTG tgtAGAAAATCCAGCGACGCCGGAGCCGGCAATGCAGCGGTCCATTAGCGAAGTGTGTGGTGAAGGGAATCCAATGGACAAATCAACGGACAGCGCTTATAGTCAATGTG AGTCCGGGTCGAGCGCGGAGTGGGTGCGCGCGTGCGCGTTGGCGGGGATCGGCGCGGCGGGCACCCCGGGCACGCCGGGCGTGGCGGGCGCGCCGGGAGCGCCGGGCACGCCGGGCGCGTCGGGCGTGTCGGGCtcgccgcccgccgcgcgctcgccgccgccgctgccgcgCGCGCACTTCCtgcgcctgctggccgcgctgcACGACCTCACGCACCACAGCACGCCGCTCTACGAGGCCGTCGCGCGCGCCG GCACACTGCTGTTGCAATTAGGCGAGCTGACCCATCGACCAGCCTTAGACCGGGAGGTGTCTCAAGACAGTCTCTTCTTAGCCGCTGCGGCGCAACCTATTATTGAG GTCGATTCGAATGGCAACACCACAGAAATACCCCCTGAAAGAGAAATTCAGCCATCCCCATCAAGAGACAGCGATCCTTCAGATGAGGGCGCGTGGTCCATAACATTGGAACAATTTCTAGCCACAATGTTAGCGGAACCATTGCTAGAGGAATTCTTCAATAAACAAGTGCCTCTAATGCCGGCTTTAGAGGCACTTAGACAACGAGATAGGCTTCATTCAGTCTCATAG